In one Nocardioides sp. NBC_00368 genomic region, the following are encoded:
- a CDS encoding tetratricopeptide repeat protein — protein MNFRSPWLALVGFGIVAMVISGIVAARGELGVEGWVVPALLGAGAIVFGLAQEVLGGRIRRAEDIAQTKRESQIKSREGYHGSARKFPQVKEIADDTVVRDLGVHPAIALTASGDTDPDLSETLPTYVAREVDAQLRNALTQAKQRGGLVIVHGRSGRGKSRSLWESLKSTAPSWRLFAPSDYDQLAGVLADGSSLGETVVWLDEIKRFLGPERLRLADVRRLLNGKAPVMIVGTIWPEIYDELVRLPADGEEARSDRTFDAREILTHQAKVITMPDDFTESEKQAAAGLGLADSRLAEAAGYTGNLPMTQVLAAAPALFRKLDLGGSTYGTAVVQACLDALRAEHPVPVPLGVIRALAWESLTPAQQAALTPDPPDAVSDDWLDTGIAWATESVNGVRPPASGSISLLEPRVGGYTVSDMLLQRASSGADLAPSRLQVIVDTTSPRAAGSIAQTLYARHDTARARLTAETAARRGSATGMAVLGDLYADDRDFVSAKSWYDNAVAQDPGHARALAGLGAVAGFNDDPEGARQWYERALEADPKHARAMDGIGRLENRAGNTAEAERWYRKAMKADPTYLKAPLSLGSLALDSGDLDAAERWCTHALRVDPTDANAMGAMGRVAQRRKDARSARSWFERALAVAPRSAEAMDDLGDLEREAGNVADAERWYRRALEIDPTYEFSLAGLGLLAEDAGDTDEARSWYQKALDSDPSYAWAMAQLGSLAEESGDVDGAREWYEKALEAGGTYAWLMVDLGDLARTNHRPAEAKEWYTKALDLDRTYVIAHAGQAMLARDAGDSIEERSWCMQALEADPTYVWAMAQLGLLDAEAGAIDDARSWYEKALEIDPTYAWVMTRMGSLAEQAGRADEARSWYENAVEVDSENAFAMDCLGNLARNNGNAAEAEDWYQRALVVDPGYAYSMAGLGLLAEDAGDDDSARTWHEKALAADPENAWVMALLGSLARRRGQRVEAKKWYLYALEAEAEYTLAMAQLGLLAQESGDADGAEAWYQKAFDTDPKFAWALTMLGEIAEDRGDVEEARSRYLRALDADPESAFALDHLGDLSRTTGQPVEATAWYRKAIATDPGYAPSLAGCGLLAENSGDVDEARGWYERALEADSSYRWVITQLGDLTLREGDAERARRWFEQARATSPASAEPLVYLGRLAEAMGQSERAAETYHLALKANPRSAWALCCSGVNARRSGDVLLARTRYRQALTVDARDDTALNNLGVLEAVAGDLEAAEAYYRDAIEMNPATPCPMTGLGMLAGLRGDSAAAQEWFERALSIHALYAPAMHGLGVLAHLRGDLTEASMWHRKEATWTVGWSCPGDNEFSMLTEDL, from the coding sequence GTGAACTTCAGGTCGCCATGGCTGGCCCTCGTGGGTTTCGGGATCGTCGCGATGGTGATCTCCGGGATCGTCGCTGCTCGAGGTGAGCTCGGCGTCGAAGGTTGGGTCGTACCCGCGCTTCTCGGCGCTGGCGCGATCGTCTTCGGTCTCGCCCAGGAGGTTCTGGGCGGCCGGATCAGGCGAGCCGAAGACATCGCGCAGACCAAGCGCGAGTCCCAGATCAAGAGCCGGGAGGGGTACCACGGTTCCGCCCGCAAGTTCCCGCAGGTCAAGGAGATCGCCGATGACACGGTGGTACGGGACCTCGGCGTTCATCCGGCGATCGCTCTCACCGCTAGCGGGGACACGGATCCAGACCTCTCCGAAACGCTCCCGACGTATGTCGCGAGGGAAGTCGATGCCCAGCTGCGCAACGCCCTGACCCAGGCGAAGCAGCGAGGCGGACTCGTCATCGTTCACGGACGGTCCGGGCGCGGAAAGTCGCGGAGCCTGTGGGAGAGCCTCAAGTCGACCGCACCGAGCTGGCGCCTCTTCGCTCCGTCCGACTACGACCAGCTCGCCGGCGTACTGGCGGACGGGAGCAGCCTCGGCGAGACAGTCGTATGGCTCGATGAGATCAAGCGCTTCCTCGGACCGGAACGCCTCCGGCTCGCGGATGTCCGACGACTCCTCAACGGCAAGGCTCCGGTGATGATCGTCGGGACCATCTGGCCGGAGATCTACGACGAACTGGTTCGCCTCCCGGCGGACGGCGAAGAGGCGCGTTCCGATCGGACCTTCGACGCCCGGGAGATCCTCACCCATCAGGCGAAGGTCATCACGATGCCTGATGACTTCACCGAGTCCGAGAAGCAGGCCGCTGCCGGCCTGGGCCTCGCCGACTCACGGCTCGCGGAAGCCGCCGGTTACACGGGCAACCTGCCGATGACCCAGGTGCTGGCCGCGGCGCCCGCGCTGTTCAGGAAGCTCGATCTCGGCGGCAGCACCTATGGCACGGCTGTGGTGCAGGCCTGTCTGGACGCGCTCCGCGCAGAGCACCCGGTCCCGGTGCCGCTCGGTGTGATCAGGGCCCTGGCGTGGGAATCGCTCACTCCCGCCCAGCAGGCTGCGCTGACGCCGGATCCGCCTGACGCCGTGAGCGACGACTGGCTGGACACCGGCATCGCCTGGGCCACGGAGTCGGTTAACGGCGTACGTCCTCCCGCGAGTGGGTCGATCAGCCTGCTCGAGCCGCGGGTCGGCGGCTACACCGTCTCGGACATGCTCCTCCAGCGCGCCTCGTCCGGCGCTGACCTTGCTCCGTCTCGGCTGCAGGTCATCGTGGATACAACATCTCCGCGGGCGGCCGGATCGATCGCCCAGACCCTCTATGCCCGACACGACACGGCACGGGCCCGACTGACCGCGGAAACCGCAGCTCGACGAGGTAGCGCGACGGGAATGGCCGTGCTCGGCGATCTCTATGCAGATGACCGTGACTTCGTATCGGCAAAGAGCTGGTACGACAACGCCGTCGCACAAGACCCTGGTCATGCGAGAGCATTGGCGGGACTGGGGGCCGTTGCGGGATTCAACGATGATCCGGAGGGCGCACGCCAATGGTACGAGCGCGCACTGGAGGCCGACCCCAAGCATGCACGGGCGATGGATGGAATCGGCAGACTCGAGAACCGGGCCGGGAACACCGCCGAGGCAGAGCGCTGGTATCGCAAGGCCATGAAGGCGGACCCGACCTATCTCAAGGCACCGCTGAGTCTCGGCTCGCTTGCTCTTGACTCCGGAGACCTCGACGCGGCCGAGCGTTGGTGCACGCATGCGCTGCGTGTTGACCCGACCGACGCCAACGCCATGGGAGCGATGGGGCGTGTGGCTCAGCGGCGAAAGGATGCGAGATCCGCTCGTTCGTGGTTCGAGCGGGCACTTGCCGTCGCCCCCAGAAGCGCTGAGGCGATGGACGACCTGGGGGACCTCGAGCGTGAGGCGGGCAACGTCGCAGACGCGGAGCGCTGGTACCGCCGGGCGCTCGAGATCGACCCGACGTACGAGTTTTCGCTGGCCGGCCTCGGCCTCCTCGCCGAGGACGCTGGCGATACCGACGAAGCGCGTAGCTGGTACCAGAAGGCACTGGATTCCGACCCGAGTTATGCCTGGGCGATGGCACAGCTCGGCTCACTTGCCGAAGAGTCAGGTGACGTCGATGGCGCGCGCGAGTGGTACGAGAAGGCGCTGGAAGCAGGCGGGACCTACGCCTGGCTCATGGTCGATCTCGGAGACCTCGCTCGAACCAACCACAGGCCCGCTGAAGCGAAGGAGTGGTACACCAAGGCGCTCGACCTAGATCGCACGTACGTCATCGCCCACGCCGGACAAGCCATGCTTGCCCGGGATGCAGGTGACTCCATCGAGGAGCGCTCGTGGTGCATGCAGGCTCTGGAGGCCGATCCGACGTACGTTTGGGCGATGGCCCAGCTCGGCCTCCTGGATGCTGAGGCAGGCGCCATCGATGATGCACGCTCATGGTACGAGAAGGCGTTAGAGATCGATCCGACCTACGCCTGGGTGATGACGCGGATGGGGTCCTTGGCCGAGCAGGCGGGCCGGGCCGACGAAGCACGCTCCTGGTACGAGAACGCCGTGGAGGTCGATTCCGAGAACGCGTTTGCCATGGACTGTCTAGGGAACCTCGCGCGCAACAACGGCAACGCCGCAGAGGCCGAGGATTGGTATCAGCGAGCCCTCGTCGTCGACCCCGGTTACGCGTACTCCATGGCCGGTCTGGGTCTACTTGCCGAGGACGCGGGCGATGATGATTCCGCACGTACCTGGCACGAAAAGGCGCTCGCTGCCGATCCAGAAAATGCGTGGGTCATGGCCCTACTTGGGAGTCTCGCTCGACGCCGCGGCCAGAGAGTCGAGGCCAAGAAGTGGTACCTATATGCACTCGAAGCCGAAGCCGAATACACCCTTGCCATGGCTCAGCTCGGATTGCTTGCCCAGGAGTCCGGCGACGCCGACGGCGCGGAGGCGTGGTATCAGAAAGCGTTCGACACTGATCCGAAGTTCGCCTGGGCGCTGACGATGCTCGGGGAGATCGCCGAAGACCGCGGCGACGTCGAAGAGGCCCGTTCACGGTATTTGCGGGCGCTGGACGCCGACCCGGAATCTGCCTTCGCCCTTGATCACCTGGGTGATCTGTCGCGAACAACTGGCCAACCCGTCGAGGCGACGGCGTGGTACCGGAAGGCCATCGCGACCGATCCCGGTTACGCTCCGTCCCTCGCCGGATGCGGCCTGCTTGCGGAAAACAGCGGTGACGTCGACGAAGCTCGGGGCTGGTACGAGCGCGCCCTAGAAGCAGACTCCAGCTACAGATGGGTGATCACACAGCTCGGAGATCTAACGCTTCGCGAGGGGGACGCCGAGCGCGCGCGCCGATGGTTCGAGCAGGCACGAGCAACGAGTCCCGCTTCAGCCGAGCCGTTGGTCTATCTGGGCCGCCTCGCCGAGGCCATGGGACAGTCCGAACGGGCCGCCGAGACGTACCACCTGGCCCTGAAGGCCAATCCGCGCAGCGCATGGGCCCTGTGCTGCAGCGGAGTCAACGCACGCCGTTCCGGGGACGTGTTGCTGGCCCGGACGCGATATCGGCAGGCGCTCACCGTCGACGCACGCGATGACACGGCTCTGAACAACCTCGGCGTGCTGGAAGCCGTCGCCGGCGATCTCGAAGCCGCCGAGGCCTACTACCGAGACGCGATCGAGATGAATCCCGCCACCCCGTGCCCGATGACGGGCCTCGGAATGCTGGCCGGGCTGCGGGGAGACAGCGCCGCCGCGCAGGAGTGGTTCGAACGGGCACTGTCGATCCACGCCCTCTACGCTCCGGCGATGCACGGACTGGGCGTCCTCGCTCACCTGCGAGGAGATCTGACCGAGGCCTCGATGTGGCACCGGAAGGAAGCGACGTGGACCGTCGGTTGGTCGTGCCCGGGCGACAACGAGTTCAGCATGCTGACCGAGGATCTCTGA
- a CDS encoding AurF N-oxygenase family protein: MTIADPTSDRLLRSTARQSYDPEVDLDWDAAPVEGLWWMQPERVSLYGTPMWDRLSQEQQIELSRHEVASIMSVGLWFEVLLMQLLLREVYGADPRTARTQYALTEIGDETRHSVMFGRAIAAMGAPAYGPRPAVLRIGKFAPLLHGPSVFSATLVGEEPLDRWQRELMKDERCQPLTRMASRIHVTEEARHVTFAREELAAAMSQKIGRTQLRLHQNLTARSAYVMARSLVHPDCYAAVGLDPMAARREALGNEHYRATLAWMGEKMMPYLTEHGMVSEKDRKLWRASFLVPRD, encoded by the coding sequence ATGACCATCGCCGACCCGACCTCCGACCGGCTTCTGCGCTCGACCGCGCGTCAGTCCTACGACCCCGAGGTCGATCTCGACTGGGACGCCGCGCCCGTCGAGGGCCTGTGGTGGATGCAGCCCGAGCGGGTCTCCCTCTACGGCACCCCGATGTGGGACCGGCTCAGCCAGGAGCAGCAGATCGAGCTCTCCCGGCACGAGGTCGCCAGCATCATGAGCGTGGGACTGTGGTTCGAGGTGCTGCTCATGCAGCTGCTGCTCCGTGAGGTCTACGGAGCCGACCCACGCACCGCGCGCACGCAGTACGCGCTGACCGAGATCGGCGACGAGACCCGTCATTCGGTGATGTTCGGCCGCGCGATCGCGGCGATGGGCGCACCGGCGTACGGCCCCCGCCCCGCCGTCCTGCGTATCGGCAAGTTCGCTCCGCTGCTGCACGGGCCCAGCGTCTTCTCCGCGACCCTCGTCGGCGAGGAGCCGCTCGACCGGTGGCAGCGCGAGCTGATGAAGGACGAGCGCTGCCAGCCGCTGACCCGGATGGCCTCCCGCATCCACGTCACCGAGGAGGCCCGCCACGTCACCTTCGCCCGCGAGGAGCTCGCCGCGGCGATGTCGCAGAAGATCGGGCGTACGCAGCTCCGACTCCACCAGAACCTCACCGCCCGCTCGGCCTACGTGATGGCTCGCTCGCTGGTCCACCCGGACTGCTACGCGGCCGTCGGCCTCGACCCGATGGCCGCACGGCGCGAGGCGCTCGGCAACGAGCACTACCGCGCCACCCTGGCCTGGATGGGCGAGAAGATGATGCCCTACCTCACCGAGCACGGGATGGTCTCGGAGAAGGACCGCAAACTCTGGCGCGCGTCCTTCCTGGTGCCCCGCGACTGA
- a CDS encoding TetR/AcrR family transcriptional regulator: protein MTRKVKDDGRSSRWDAHREARRAELVAAAVRAVDSAGAEVSIADIATEAGVSKPVLYRYFADKAELHGAVGMWAARQILDAVVDAVLAPAPTRRRVEAGVAAYVETIAQHPNVYLLLVRQHTGGTDPLADGKQLIAATFARLLGDTFGRLGVDAAGAEPWAHSLVGIGESAGQWWLDRRTMSRAAFTRYLSEFVWHALEGTTAEYGVDLSDLDRPEIVTPLRKSPR from the coding sequence ATGACACGGAAGGTCAAGGACGACGGTCGTTCCTCGCGCTGGGACGCCCACCGGGAGGCGAGGCGCGCAGAGCTGGTCGCGGCGGCCGTACGTGCCGTGGACTCCGCCGGCGCCGAGGTCTCGATCGCCGACATCGCCACAGAGGCCGGGGTGAGCAAACCGGTGCTCTACCGCTACTTCGCCGACAAGGCGGAGCTGCACGGGGCGGTGGGGATGTGGGCCGCGCGGCAGATCCTGGACGCGGTCGTCGATGCGGTGCTCGCGCCTGCGCCGACCCGGCGGCGCGTCGAGGCAGGGGTCGCTGCGTACGTCGAGACCATTGCCCAGCACCCCAACGTCTACCTGCTCCTGGTGCGCCAGCACACCGGCGGCACCGACCCGCTCGCCGACGGCAAGCAGCTCATCGCGGCGACCTTCGCGCGCCTGCTCGGCGACACCTTCGGTCGTCTCGGTGTGGATGCCGCGGGCGCCGAGCCGTGGGCGCACAGCCTGGTCGGGATCGGTGAGTCCGCGGGCCAGTGGTGGCTCGACCGGCGCACCATGTCGCGCGCCGCGTTCACCCGCTACCTGAGCGAGTTCGTCTGGCACGCCCTGGAGGGCACCACCGCCGAGTACGGCGTCGACCTGAGCGACCTGGACCGTCCCGAGATCGTCACCCCGCTGCGAAAGAGCCCCCGATGA
- a CDS encoding DUF4873 domain-containing protein, translating into MSEHEPQHLYDGPARLESAGATWEVDVALRGVFQPIDGHFHWYGRVATALEGVRNGQTVTVQTDHGEAEGRLSDIDPWGRFRVSGTGKPPF; encoded by the coding sequence ATGAGCGAGCACGAGCCCCAGCACCTCTACGACGGTCCCGCCCGCCTCGAGTCCGCGGGCGCAACCTGGGAGGTCGACGTCGCGCTGCGCGGCGTGTTCCAGCCGATCGACGGCCACTTCCACTGGTACGGCCGGGTCGCGACGGCCCTCGAGGGCGTACGCAACGGCCAGACCGTCACCGTCCAGACGGACCACGGCGAGGCCGAGGGTCGGCTCTCCGACATCGACCCCTGGGGCCGGTTCCGGGTCTCCGGGACGGGGAAGCCGCCGTTCTGA
- a CDS encoding sulfite exporter TauE/SafE family protein: protein MTWLDQLAVLAAGLGAGILTSTVGVASLLSFPVLVAVGLPPVVANTSNTVGMTPAGLSGSFGYRRELAEHPGVTAAVLMTAAGGGVAGSLLLLWLPGSVFEAVVPWLILGTCVLVGIQPRLSRFLRQHATDDEPRVRISGLTTVFATLTGVYGGYFGAGSGVMMMAVLGLGTDLEFRTVNALKTFAVMASNVVATVIFLAIADLDWRAVGLLAAGSVVGGYVGAHIGRRLPAAVLRSLIVVVGIGAATLMLVR, encoded by the coding sequence ATGACGTGGCTGGATCAGCTCGCGGTGCTGGCCGCGGGCCTGGGCGCCGGCATCCTCACCTCCACCGTCGGCGTCGCCTCGCTGCTCAGCTTTCCGGTCCTGGTCGCGGTCGGGCTGCCGCCGGTGGTGGCCAACACCTCCAACACGGTCGGGATGACGCCGGCCGGACTGAGTGGCTCCTTCGGCTACCGGCGTGAGCTCGCGGAGCATCCGGGCGTCACCGCTGCCGTGCTGATGACGGCGGCCGGAGGCGGCGTCGCCGGATCCTTGCTTCTCCTGTGGCTGCCGGGGTCGGTCTTCGAGGCGGTCGTGCCGTGGCTGATCCTGGGCACCTGCGTACTCGTCGGAATCCAGCCTCGGCTGAGCCGGTTCCTGCGCCAGCACGCCACCGACGACGAGCCGCGCGTGCGGATCTCTGGTCTGACCACCGTGTTCGCGACGCTGACCGGCGTCTACGGCGGCTACTTCGGCGCCGGGTCCGGGGTGATGATGATGGCCGTGCTCGGGCTCGGGACCGACCTGGAGTTCCGCACCGTCAACGCGCTCAAGACGTTCGCGGTGATGGCCTCGAACGTGGTCGCGACCGTGATCTTCCTGGCGATCGCCGACCTCGACTGGCGGGCCGTCGGACTGCTCGCCGCGGGCTCGGTCGTGGGCGGGTACGTCGGTGCCCACATCGGTCGTCGCCTGCCGGCCGCGGTGCTACGTTCGCTGATCGTCGTCGTCGGGATCGGCGCCGCGACGCTCATGCTCGTGCGCTGA
- a CDS encoding FadR/GntR family transcriptional regulator, whose product MSESARFPRPLQRTRLYEQVAEQITAWISENDLKSGDRLPPERQLATSLGVSRATLSQALVALEVIGVVAVRHGDGTVLTDKPRVERITDAIRAHAERIPDVIEARDALETKIAALAAQRRTQEDLDRIQAALKAMADDIEGGGRGVQGDELFHHAVTEAAHSPLLEQMMSEISELIRETRIESLSQPDRPKTSLAGHQKIADAIAAGDPQAAAAAMHGHVMLVSDVALLRD is encoded by the coding sequence ATGAGTGAGTCCGCGCGCTTTCCGCGTCCGCTGCAGCGAACCCGCCTGTACGAGCAGGTCGCTGAGCAGATCACTGCCTGGATCTCGGAGAACGACCTGAAGTCAGGTGACCGGCTGCCGCCGGAGAGACAGCTCGCGACCAGTCTCGGGGTGAGTCGGGCAACCCTCAGTCAGGCGCTGGTCGCGCTCGAGGTGATCGGCGTCGTCGCGGTGCGGCACGGCGACGGGACGGTGCTGACCGACAAGCCGCGGGTCGAGCGCATCACCGATGCGATCCGGGCGCACGCGGAGCGGATCCCGGACGTCATCGAGGCGCGCGACGCGCTCGAGACCAAGATCGCCGCGCTGGCTGCGCAGCGGCGTACGCAGGAGGACCTGGACCGCATCCAGGCGGCGCTGAAGGCGATGGCGGACGACATCGAGGGCGGTGGGCGCGGCGTCCAGGGCGACGAGCTCTTCCATCACGCGGTCACCGAGGCCGCCCACTCCCCTCTGCTCGAGCAGATGATGTCGGAGATCAGCGAGCTGATCCGGGAGACCCGCATCGAGTCGCTCTCCCAGCCCGACCGGCCCAAGACCTCGCTCGCCGGCCACCAGAAGATCGCCGACGCGATCGCCGCAGGTGACCCGCAGGCCGCCGCCGCCGCGATGCACGGCCACGTCATGCTGGTCAGCGACGTCGCCCTGCTCCGCGACTGA